From Ciconia boyciana chromosome 18, ASM3463844v1, whole genome shotgun sequence:
GTTACTCGTATGCATTACTGCACTGTAAGAGTGTGCTGTGCATCCAAACCCTATGCCACTCACacagaaacaattatttaatcATATTAGCATATTTTGTTATTCATCTCAAAGATCCAACCAAATATCCTCAATCAGTTTTTGCTACAATTTCAGTCTAATAGCCAAATAAttaaagaagaaggaaaaaaaatctattttaaagttGGCCTAAAACCAAGCTGGGTCTGCAACAGATACACAATAGCCAAAATAGGAGTTGTTCAGATtggtaacaaaacaaaaaggttcAGATTAACATCCTGATTCCAGGAAGTTCTCGCCCAATTAGTAAAGCCAGGAACTAAAGCAGAGCTTTGAAAAACATCCAAAGTTTTGTGAGGAAGAACTTGAATCATGGAGTTCCTGAGTCACAGGCAACCTTTACCAGCTGTAAGTTGGAAAATCAGAAAGCTCTTTATCCAGTCTGTAGCAAGTGACTAAAAGGAGTTCATTGGTTGCaattctcatttaaataattagaaaaagcatacagatttattttctatcCAAACTATGCAAATGAGCATAAGCAATCCACCCCGTTGATCCGCCCAGAGCAATGGAATGAGTAGTGCTGCAAGAGTAATGCCAATAAAGGGTGCTGCATACAAGGACCTGGGTATTGATTCAGGGAACAGGTACAATCTGGGCAGTTCTCAGGTCAATTTTCCTCCACATCACGCTCTGCCAAAGCTAGTCTGAATACCAGTTAATGCACCATGCTAGTTTTCTAGATATACTTAGAATGTAAGCACAGTACATTTTACTGGatccttcttcccctctgtgGATCAGAGCGTGCCATATCACTGGCATTGTTTGCACcaggaagataaaatattctattaaggaggaggatgggaaaGCTGAATTTGCATTTGGGGTGATCCATTTTGCATTCTGACTTAGGAATTTCGATGGGGAGTTGGGATACTGCCACAACCCATCCTGCAGCTGTTCTTGGGTTCCCAGGGAAGGTCAGTCCTTCAGAGTATGTCTCCAATGCAATCCTGAAACATGTCTACAGCTTGCAGAGAAATATGCACGCTAGCTTAAACTAGCTTGCTTTTGGTACTTGTAGTGGGGCTGCCAGAACTCACCCAGGGCTTCTGCTAGACTCATGTCATACGGAAGTGTCTAGACTGCTTCCTAACTAGCAAAAATTTCAGCAGTATCAAAGTTGCACTTAGTCCTTTGGATTGCAGCCCAGGGAGACCCCATCCCCTCAGTTATGCCCAGCCTGGCAATGAGCTTCACCTGCACAAAGCCCAGAGCAGACCTGGCCCTTAGAGTTTCACCACTGACACAGAAATTGAGTTACAATTTGATTTAATGAGCTAGCGATGAGGAGGCCATCCCCCCTGCAGACCACACGTGTTCACCAGGACATTCTAAATCACACCTTTCACGGCAACTTGGTGCTGCAGGGATGAGGCCTGCGTCGGACAGACTCACGCTAGCCACATTCACTCTTTATGAGAAAAAGCCACAGCAAGGTTTGGAAAAAGGCAATTGCAATCCTGTCTGGAGCCAGTCCCCTTTCCGACTCCGAGCTGCACAAGGGCTGGTAAGGGTGGAAAGCAGCGAGCCCAGGAGGCACCGAGATGGGGAGCACCCGGTAGGGCTGCAGCGCTGGCAGCGAGTGCTCTTTGTGCCGGTCTCTCCATCCCTTCTTTCCCAGATTAGGCTTGAAACGCCTCAAGGAAAGAGGGCAGGGCACCTCCTCCACTCCGGGGAGCTTATTCCAGAAACGAATGTTTTTCCCAGCACGGAGGCTGGCTGCCCTCCCCCGGCTCCCGtgtgccagccccagcagccgccTCGCCTCCCACAGCTCCTCGATGCCGAGAGGGGATTTCCTCAGCGGGCACCAACTTGGCCCGAATCCCATTTCCCTGAGGCGAGAAGGAACATTTTTAGGGTTCCCACCTGCTTCGCACAgcctctcccacctccccggGGCGCGGCCACCGCGAGAGGCGGAGGAGACGGGGGGaagccccgctccccccaccGCCGCCctctccccggggccgggggcttcCAGCggagcagggagctgtgctTTCCCGGCGGGAGGATGGAGGGGGGAGGCCCTCTCCACCCTTTGGGGGCCCccaggagggcagagggggCCGCCCAGGAGGGGGGAGTCCCCTCGCCTCAGGCGAGGCTCGTCCCGCCCGCCATGCTGGGGCCCCTCCGAGCCCTCGGCGCGGCGCTCACCTGCGGGGTCCCCGCCGCCATTGCTCCGTACGGCACCGCCAGCAACCGGCACTTTTTCAAACTTCAGCCTTCCCGGGAAGCGGCGTGCCGCCGCCAGCGCCCTCTCGCGGGGTGCAGGCCCGGGAGAGCTGCCGGCGGGCGGCCCTCAGGGAGCGGGgagcctccccttccccacgcGCCGCTCGGCCCTGCCCCGCGTGGTCCTCGGCCAGCCGCGGCTCCCACCCCTGTCAGGAGGTCGTCCCGCTGCCTTCGCCCGCCCTGAGGGGAAATGCGCAGCCGAGAGCTGGCAGCGAGGTCCCGCAGCGCGCCCGGGATGGCGGCGGGAAGGAGAGAGGCGCGACAGGCCGGACGCTGAGGAGACTGAGGTACCTCCCGCTTCCCAGCGTGGACATCGCCCTCCGCGTcgggctgctggggaaggagaggcttTAGGTTGTCTGTGTTCTTGGTAGGCACAAAAACTGAGGGTTCGTGCCAAAGGGACGGTATGGGGACATACAGAGTGACAGATGTCCTTAACTCGGGCCCCGCTTGGTCCCTGACGCCTCCTCCGGGAGCTGGGCTCTGTGAGGAAAAATCCCCGCGGGCTGGCCTCAGCCTGGGCCCAGTTTGCTGTGCTGAGTCGATCAGGTGGTTTCCAGTTTTAGTTCTCCAAATTGACTCGTAACTGGCGTTTGTTTGTAGGGGAATGAGCAAACTGCAACTCTCTTGTAGATAGGATGCTTCCCTGGAAAGGGGGCGATGCCTGTCTCCAGTGCTGGTTTTTGACTaactttttctctgcagaactgTTCCTCTACATGTAGGATCTGGGTTTTCAGCTAAATATTTGAGTGGAAAAATAACCCAAATGCATTGGCAAGGCTGGCAGTAATCCCCCAGCCATCATGAGTGAAAAACCACCATGCTGCTGTACTGCCATCCTGTCATGCAGAACCAATATGCACTGTGTCATAGGCCCAGTCtttaaaacaagtgaaaaagatACTTACTGCTTTCAGGTGGTAAAGACCACCACTTGTAAGATCCCTCCTCAGCAGTGTTGCGTAATATTATTAGTGCACTAATATGCTTTTTCAGTCCTGGAGCAATACACAACTTTGAGTCAGAAGGCATCCAGAAGTTATAGTATTCCCACATACAAATTTAGAAATACTCTaataaacataaatgttttccttttatttaattagaaCAGTTTTTTCTAGCATACGCATTTTGTAAATGATCTGCAACTGAATAATTAGTAAAAGGAAATCACCAGAAAGTGTAAAATTTAAATCTGGCTTAACTGAGTTGAATTAATAAAGCCTTAAACTTCTATAAACCCTTTGAACATGCTCCTGTTGTTAATAAAGCAAGTGTATTAGATTAATATAAACCCTTCTGGAACCTGTTGCTATTTGTAACATGGTCCAGGCTCTGTTTAGTGTTTAAGGAATGATTTTAATTAGACTGTTCATTCAGTGGAAATACTGGAAAGGGGAAAGTCAAACTAGTAGGTGTGGGTGGAGTTCCAGAGGAGCCGGGACACTACCATACCTTCAGCGGCCAAAGCCTGTCCCAGCAGACAGGGATCGGGGCTCTGTTTGGCTCGATCAGCTGGAGAGAGGTTTGGTGGGAGGCCTCGGTGGCGTTGGATGTTGCTTTGCCCACCGTTGCCCTTGGGGTTCCCCCTCTTTCCTTAGGGTCCCGTTCCCTCCAGGTgaggcaggggagggctggggggacagTCCAGGGAACCTGGGGAGCTGGAGCGGTGGCCGAGAACCATTTGGCTGAACGAGCTCCCCAGCCTGGAGGGATGGGGCTGGTCAATGGCTGGCCCTCAGCATGTGCGGGTGATCCCGGAGGCGAGGAGGATGCGTGCTCCTGCCTTGCagccctctgcctctgccctggTCAGAGATGTCCCTGGCTGCCCAGCATCCCAGCTGGGGCCTCAGCCCATCCCACGGGCATTGTTCAGCTGTCTCCTGCAAATCCTGCGGATAGAGGGGGCCGGTGTGTGGGATCAGCAGTTCCTGCCCACTCGGCAACCTCTGTCCCACGGGAAAATGAGAGTCACAGCTGGGAGCACGACATGCCTGTCCAGCCCTTCCAGGATCCTGCAGGACACGACTCCTCCGGGTGCCGGGGATGCTCCCGGGCCTGGGCCAGCCCTGCAGGTGCGGCTCCTGCCTAGGTGGTGTTACCGCTGGGAAGGGGGAGCGTGTGACCGGCCTGGGGGGCCGGCGGGCCGCCGTTTCCGATCGCGGGTCGGGGCGGTCCCGGGGTCCCGCTGTGTGGGCTCTTTCGGGCGCCTCCTGGAGGCGGTGCCGGGGGTTAAGGCATGCCCTGCCCTTGAACCCGCAGCCCCTGTCCTCCGCTAAACCCGCGGAGAAGCGACGTGTGCGGCACCGGCTTGTAGACGCATTACGGCTCCAGGAAAGCCTCTCGCCGTTTTGCCTGCGGTTACACGAGCGCTaaaaggggggggtggggggggaagcgCAGGGGAAGGATGCCCTCGCTTCCCGGAGCCCTCCACGTTTCACCTGGGCCAACTCTCCTGTTTTACGCCCCTTCCCGGCCAGGGAACAGCCCCCCCAGGTCAGCACGCAGGAGCAGCCGGAGGGGAGCGCTGCTACAGCCGTGTCGGGCACTGCAGAAATCCTGCCGGTAGCAGCGGGGCTGCCGCAGCTCCCCAGCGGCACGGTGCCTGGGAGAGCCGACCCCAGCGGGCACGGCTGCGCCTGGGGGACGCGGGAGCCCCACCGACTCTGCTGCGGCAAGAAGCTAAAGCTACTTAGCAGGCAGCGGGAGTTATGTCTTACAGGACGCCCTCCGCTAGAGCACATTCACTCAGAGAAGGTGATGATCAAAAGACTTAGAAGTTTCCGTTTTTAATCCAGGAGAAGGAGGGCAAGAGATTAAGCATAAATAATAAGCGGAGGAAGCAAGCATCTTGTTCCAGAGTCACTTGTGACCTCCTGTCACTCTTAGCGCTCTGGGCACCTGATAGCCATAAAAGGAGAAGCGAGCACTATCAGCCTCACCCGTGAAAGACGATGCTGAGTTTGGGTTTAGGACTAGTAACtgattcttttgaaaaagactCTTAGAAATGGTAACATCAAGTAACAGTTGAATGTACTTTAATTCCTTCAAACAGAAGGATATCTTGAAGGTACATCAGATAAGttatttcactgatttcagtctcttaaaaaaaaaagcatggctTCAAAGTTCAGGAACAGTATCCAATAAACAAAGTACTACCGTTATGCACCTGTTTTAGAGTGTGGTACAAAGAGAAGCTTACAGATTCAAGTGAACGGCGTAAATAACTGAGAAATCGATTCAGATAACGCTTGTTTACAGGGACAAAAACTATGTTGACAGGTATGAATAAGCACACAGatcatctgtttaaaaaaacaagcctTTCTAACTGTATTTACACACACATAGatgtatttgctttcctttggcACTAGAAATTACAGACAAAAGATTCCATTTTATAGCAAttaaacttaaaaatgaaaataaccttTGAGTCATTTAAGTCATACAGCCCCAGCACAGTAGCTTCACCTTTATTAAATTGCTGCCAACTCTATATTCTAACCCTGGAAATTCAGGCCACAAAGCCTGAATTCAGCTTCCACCTGTGACAAATTTCACTTGTCAGGATTAATTGGAGCCATGGGGAATTAATGAGATACAGACATGTTTAATAGGAATGAATCTCCCATTCTTATCCAAGGTGGATGTCTAACTTTAAATGCTCTTTAGATGCATATACAAATTAAATCAAGTAAAAATGGACACCCATTACATATATTCAGACAACTTAGACATTAAGTGACCAGTCAGAGCGCATGATGGCCATCTGTAGTAtttcttcagtgctgcagagatgtGTTAATCCCTACTCATTTCcattgctagaaaaaaaaaaattaagattacaCTTAACAAATATGGTTTATTCTTTTAGAACGTTAGTTTACTTTTTAGCCATTGCCAGGAATAAACCCTTAAGTTTCACAGGAAATTCAGTATTGTCAGTACAGCAGCAAGAGTGTTTTGGCACCCTGTAAAATCCTAAAGAATGTGCAAGAAAGATCTCAGACGTAGCATTTCATTATCCAGACTTCTCATTTCTTGTGCATGGTATTTGACTTTACAGAACCTGAAGCTTTGATtactttcaaaacagtttttatagGTTTTCTGCTAGTAACCAACAGGGGTGTAACAACAATGGCACAGAATTTTTCCTAAAGCATTAAAGactaggaaaaaattcttttccttgAAGAACTACAATCAATTAGGAGtacataaaaattaagtaaCGAGCCATCAGGGCAAGTAATAGCACATCAACCCTCTACCACAACAGGAAGCGTTTTTCAATCTTACAACAAAAAGgaatcaaatgaaaaagaatctAAAATTTAGACACTTTGtaggttttgttctttctctctctagATGGTAAGAAACCATTACCAATTAACATTTTACTTTGCTCTGCAAGCAGGATCAGGGCAGAAGCTTTTGTTGAGATGGAATAAAGTAAATGGTTGCCTTATTTTTGCATTGATCACATGCAGACTGGACGTCGTAGTGTCTCTGATAATTGAATTGAATCCAAGCTGGACCAGACATTTACAGAATGTTTCCCCCACGCACGTTATTTGGGCATGTCTCAAACAGAGATTAACCTTGTTCTAAGTGTATTCTTAAGCatcaaaaaaagctgaatttgacTATAGCAAATTCTGTGAGGAAAAGGAATCAGAGAATAGAACAGCAAGTCTTCCCAGAAGACAGTCTTTTCTACACATCCAAAGAGAACTAGCTGTTTGAATTTTAGATTAGCtgatacaacttttttttaaatatttcaaaagcacagCATGTTAAAACAACTTTCATTACACTTTGTGGAATACCAGTACCAACAACCTCTATGTGAAATTGTTACAAGCTACTCAAATGCAGTCTCAAAATGAGAAAGAGTACAGTATATCTAAAGCATATATACATGCTGCTACcaaggaaagaaagcagtgaaGTAGCAACTTTTTATACATGAGCTTCGCTAAGAATCTTGCTCTTTGAAATAGCCCCAAAATTAGCTTGcatttaagatttattttcaatgaaaagacttacaaaaacacccaaacctTATTATAAGACCCCTTGGTCTTTTTATTCTGAGCTTGCATGATATTTTCATGCAAACTGATTTACTGGAGATACAGTACTGCAAGttactaaaaaaaatctgagactcaagtgatttttctttttgcaaaacatGAATATAAACCTCTGTCTTCACACAAGGCATATGCACCTACAGCCCTGTCTTAGTTCGGTAATTCAAGAAATGGAGTGTGCAGTAGTGACTaccaaattaaacattttacaaGTACTGAAATAGTGGAAACTAAGTGAACTGATTATCAGTCCACGCAACCACAATGTTGCATTGCACTACATAAAAACTGACCAAATGCCCCCCAAAATGCCAAGAAACTACAAGTAAGTTCAAAACAGGAtattaaaactgtttctttcagtgaagaccAACCAGTCCCTTTGTGTACACATTTAGTTTTATTGTAACAAAGCAACTTGTACACTTTAACGTTTAAAACTGagcatctttctttcctttccagtgaaacaaaaaaaaaaaaagaatttaaaaataaacaagaacaaaattacaATAGAGAATGTCAATTCCAAATAAGATCCTACAGGTTCTGCTGATTCTCCATCAAGTGGCAGGGCTCAAAGTCATCATTAggagaagattttattttaaaagtgtcatCTTAAACTGCAAGGATGTTTGTTAAACATCACAATTAAACATGCCAAAGGAGAAGAAGCCATGTTGTCAAAATGCCCACTTAACCCACCCAAACATCTGAAACCCACCCCAGCTGACCTTCtataacccttttttttttttagttttttcttttttttaaacaagagaaAGTAGACAGATACATGTTGGTAAATGCTAACTGTCCATATTCACATAGAGACACAGTGTAATCTCTGAGCCCAATatacagagaaagaaggaaaaaagctagaTTCTATGCACTACTACACAGGGGCCTAGCACTCTTCAGCTTCCAGCAGAGTGAAGGGAGcagaaggttttcttttttcccacaGAACATGGTGTGTTGATTCCATaaacagtttttgttttgagaCAGAAAGGGATAAAAATGAACTTGAAACAGAAACTGGTAGattcttttccactgtattCTGCTCAAGGtatttcccccaaaataaattGTGAACCATGGTgtagaggagagaaaaagagaccTCAAGAGAACAAGGCGACtgagcacaagaaaaaaaagacagcaactTGCTCCCAGGGactggagaaaaattaaaaaggtaaaaagggGGTTTGGAATCCATCAGTGTTCAATTAGTCATCTTCTCCTTCATCCTCCTGTTGAAAGATAAGCAACAATTAACAAAAATCTTATCACTAAACTTCAGACAGCATGAACTTTCAAATGCAATAACCAGAATGTTTTACTACCCTACAGACTACAGCCCTGCAGTGTTACTCACAGCATGCTGTATGATGacctctctttccctcttcacTGAAGAGTAACACTTGCCCTGAGTACCTACATAGCAATCAGTTAATAACTGGATGTCCCAATGAAAAAACATCAGGTTTGAAAAACTAACGTGACTTAGGATCACTACAAACGTTGACGGAACTTGAACATTTAGAAAGTGAAGGGgtcatcttttttcccttcGTTTTAAACTCTGAGGAGCAAACCCTTCAACTTTCAGATGCTAAATTGTAGGTTACATAACAGAGCCCCGTACTCTGGTGCCCACAACAGTCCTCCTATCTCAGTACAAGTACTTTTTGCTGCTGAGATTCAGACACACGATGCCCAATTaggagaaacaaagacattCTAAACTTCAGGTTACCAACACCCTGAATGCTGTCCCTGGAATCCCACTTGCTACTAAAGGAAATTTCTAATTCCTGAACCCAACAGACAGTCTTAGCTAAGCTGGCCATAAGCAGAAATAAACCAACAGGTGGGAGGATGACAGAACTGCGTGCATCaacaaaagctatttaaaagtAAAGCATTGCTAGAATGTTCACTAATTAAGGATTTTGTTACGCTAATATCCTAGTTCTTACAGAGCACTTCCCTTACAAATTTACTAAAACTACTTATTTGCACTGTCTCTCATATACACAAACATACTTACTACTACACTGAAACCACTCCACAAGTTAAGGTAGTAACAGTTCTGCTTCTCCCCGGCAAACACCTTGTCAGTGATTGTACAGAAAAGAACTATTTTACCTTTGTAACCACGGCTCAGTATTCTTACAAGATCCCTCTTACAAATTTGTTTTGATTCTCATACACTAGAGATGGAAGGGGGAAGATTActcacctctccttcctctccctcatcatcatcttcatcttcctcccccTCATCTTCATCTCCTTCTTCATCAATATCCTCCaatccttcttcctcttcatcatcatcatcatcctcctctccttccccttcttcatCATCCATATCAGGAACCTTAAAGACACATATGCAACATTAACTACAGTGATCAAATTCAATTCCACTTGCACAGTGCTATTATGGGTATGGATCAACAACTCTGTGCTATACTTACCAAGTAGTACTGTAACGGATTTGGCCAGATGTCATCCTTGATGACTTCTCCTAGTTCATCAGCGCCTGCATCGGAGTGGTCAGTGAACCAGGTAAAGAAACTTTCTGGCTCTTCATGCTGCCTCTTCCTACTGGCTTTGTTCTGTGTCTGGCTTGAACGTTTTGTCAGATCCTGAAAACAAAGTCAAGAAGTTCCCTAAGAAGTGGTCTTTACAtggcctttttttgttgttgataaATAAGCatcattttgaaatgtacttGTCTAAACAACCACAAGAAGTCACTTACTACTCCCTCTTTCAGGGAGAAGTCTTAAGAAAGATTTGGAACGCAAATGACTTGCAGAAAAAGATACCACTCAGTCACTTGCACGGCTCATGATataagaaaacagtaaagccacctgtttcttttaatgacctccactgaaatactgaaaattcacAGGATCTTGCATTTGATTTATGCTTCTCTATCACGGGGAAGCACAAGTATGACAAGTGTTTAATGATATACTGAACTTAAAAGATCTCACAATGGCTAAAGGCTACTCTGAGTGTAACTAATTGTAGCTAAATGCTACAACTACTACATACACACAATTTAAGAAACACTCAGTCTCCACACCTCTAAGCTCTGTCTTTAACTTGAGATAAAGAACTGCTTAGCCTTCTTATCCTAAGATTTCCCACTTTGAAGTCTTCAGGTCATTCTTTGTAGTAAGTCAAAAAAAACTACACAAACTGCTAAATCATATGGTCACAAGAACATACACAAGTCCTGTATCTACCACCTTACCCCAGAAGTTTAGTAAGTTTGTAACAATCTGTTCGCTaagtctgaaaagaaaattactacccgctatttaaatacattatttctttgATCATATAGTAATTCCAAACttctattatttgttttcttgataGAATCACAACATTTATAGGTTTAGACTGTTTAGAACAATACCAGAATTCACGCTGATGTTGTGGTATGTTGTAAGGATCATTCAGCTAGTTTGTACTGGACTTTAACGTTTTGTACAAGAGGAAAAGTTCTAGTcctcaaggaaaaaagattaagttTTCTTCTCAATCTGAGGGTGACAAAACAAGCAGTGACTTAACTGGAACCCTCAGTtctacttttaaatattaatttcaaaatcttcAGGATAACATGAAAGTGCTCCCAACTTTTACAGAAACTAACTACAGCAAATTAATTATGTTTGAATACTGTCTGGACAAAAGACATGCCCACATTATTGCGTGGCTGCAACTTCTACAAAGATGTAGTGTCTGGAAATGAAgttgaggaaataaaagaggggaaaaaaaaatttcacacCCCCCTATCTGACCCCTCAAAACCCTGCTGTCCTCCGAATTCCTTATTTAACAGTTAtcttaagaaaacaacaaaacacagagtCTAGATCCATGCCAAAGAGAGACAAGCTAATGCACTTGTTAATCTCTCCATCTGGTCATACTTGTACTTTCACTGTTTTAATGGTGGTGAGAATTCACTACAGATCTCCATGTAAGTAGGGTATTCCAAACCCTGCAAGACAGGCATGAACTATGTATGTAGAGAAGCAGCAAGGGGCttgagaggggaagaaaagggaggacAAGGCAGCttcaagacaaaagaaaaagaaaaaagtaaaaggtaCATAATTAAAGTGATGGTATCACACAGAGCAGCAATCATGTCTCCCAGATGCACAGATACATACCTTCCCAGATTTCCATTTGATCTCAGTTGATTTTGAAGATGGGTCTCCACTTTCATTGAGGTGAAACTCTTTGGAgagaactttattttcaaagtatggATTCTCATCAAAATACTGCAGAGTTGAAAGCAAAGAGTTAGAACCCACATCTTGTAAAGACAGGTGCCAAGTCAAACCTGGTATTAAATGGACAACTTAATCTCTTAAGTTACAAACTACAGCCCAATATGcaattacatattaaaaaaaaccaaccacacacAGAAAAACCACAAGGGAAGGAATTGTTTAAAGTACTTACAAAATCTATTCTGTAACCTGATTTGATGTCTTCAAACTCTGTCACCTCAACTCTGGTCAAATAATGCAGCGCTTCCTCATCTTCTTCTCCCAGCAGTGCAGATACTAAGACAGAATTAATTAGGGATCCCACATTAACAATGCTATGAAACGTGTATCATGCAGATGAAATATAGGAAATTAGTAGTaagaaagatttgaaaaacaACACATCTGTCCAAGCCAACTTCTTGCGGcccatttttttcaggttaCCAGCCAGACTATTAGCATGTGTGATTTGCATTTGCTGAGGTGAAAACATTACGTTTGCTTGTTGTAGTTCAAcgttaaaaagcagcaaaagctaCCTGCATACATCTGCCCTCCTctctgaaacacattttcacaCATGTAGTTTGCCCAATCTAAGCAGTCTACAAACTTGTTTTGTCCTCCCTGAAAGTCTATTGTCAAGAGTCCTAAGGAGCTCACCtccaattaaaaacaaacaaactagaATCCTtccaccccccctttttttggcttttaaaggGCCCAATTAACTAAGAAAAGTGGGACAATTGtggtttaaaatgcagaaagaaaaccaacatAGGATTTTAGTGAACAAGATGTTCCTTTGGTCAACAAATGCAAGAAGTAAAAAGCTTATAAAATGCACTCCAGGACAAAAAGGAAGTGTTTGCATATGAAGCAGGCTTCTGTTTAAACATATGCCCAGCAACAATTCTAGAAAACCCTCAGAGCTGCAAGACACTCACATATCAAGCAAGCAAACACTGAatttacagataaaaaaaaaaaagagggctaTTAAGAATATACCTTGTGGGTGGTTGACAAATGTTGTTACCCAGAAATTTGGGATTTTGGCGATCAATTCTGACCTCTTCTGGAAGAATGGTTGGCGGAGtttattgtatttctgttctACTTTCAAAATTTCCTCACTGGCTTGTTCATTCAGTCTGTAACAGAAAGAGCCACATTAACCACAGGAAAGAGAACACAGTTAGCTAAAAACTGAATGGGTCTGATTAGACTAGTCTGCCTTATTCAACAAGTGAGGTATCTCCAACAAAAAAATGAGGCCCAAACCTGTAACGACTATTAAGAAACACACTACCAGAAGCAATCTCACTGATCTTAACGAAATGGTCTTAACACATTGTATGTTTTGCAGCATTCCATGAGGGACGGACCCTTATTTACGCAAAGCAAAGTAGTATTTACCtcttaaacattttgtttgcaagAGACCTGAAGATGGATAACATGCAACACTATCACCTGCTCCTTATAACTTTTGGGCAGGCAAGCAAGCGACAGTAAAGCAATTTTTTACCCCACACAAGTAAAATCTTAAGACCCAACATTTAATTGGTTTTGTAAGAAGGCAGAGCCCCGACACTGCAACAGCTTCACATGTCACAGCCTCAACAGTCTTTGTAGGACAGTGTGCATGGAGATAAGATCCAGGCAAATACCGATACAGAGCCTACAGAGAGTTTTGGGGTATGAAACTAATGTTTCAGTGACACGTTCTACATATTATTCTACAATTCTACAtgaata
This genomic window contains:
- the SET gene encoding protein SET; this encodes MRAALPAPRQQQQEEAAVVVILAVESVRQCERRCRPLLSGSPRSGRRRRERPGGGGSQSGGGSSSSSRRSLCPAPPSAQSRYSPPPSALRSAATNMSAPAAKVSKKELNSNHDGADETSEKEQQEAIEHIDEVQNEIDRLNEQASEEILKVEQKYNKLRQPFFQKRSELIAKIPNFWVTTFVNHPQVSALLGEEDEEALHYLTRVEVTEFEDIKSGYRIDFYFDENPYFENKVLSKEFHLNESGDPSSKSTEIKWKSGKDLTKRSSQTQNKASRKRQHEEPESFFTWFTDHSDAGADELGEVIKDDIWPNPLQYYLVPDMDDEEGEGEEDDDDDEEEEGLEDIDEEGDEDEGEEDEDDDEGEEGEEDEGEDD